A genome region from Planctomycetota bacterium includes the following:
- a CDS encoding prenyltransferase/squalene oxidase repeat-containing protein, giving the protein MSSALATACLLLLAAPQEKKDPFQAHPKVDQRRVDEAIRKGIAFLKGAGSPGAHQGIANSDELVLWTFVHAGVPETDPRFQQLFRNMMQAPLEKTYKVALQAMILEEMHRVRYQARIQQCAQFLVDNQCRNGQWSYGEPSIYVNDIPVPTGGEGGRDVATGGKGDVRIREYDPALPVTQRQKPKVVKKVSVRKKKDGPASGDNSNSQYAALGLRACHDAGVLLPKESIELAAQWWRDALHPPDDPAAARRNPLASEGWCYGPRSHGHKGYGSMTAGAVGSLAILNYILEKDWKRDREIQIGLDWLTRFFAVSFNPGPYEHGDGKVDSQHQYYYYMYALERAGVLYGTETFGVHEWYPAGAEQLLKDQRPDGSWANQDGANPVWDTCFAILFLRRATRPLEDVATRPARKP; this is encoded by the coding sequence ATGAGCTCCGCCCTCGCGACCGCGTGCCTTCTGCTCCTGGCCGCCCCCCAGGAGAAAAAGGATCCGTTCCAGGCGCATCCCAAGGTGGACCAGCGCCGCGTCGACGAGGCCATCCGCAAGGGCATCGCGTTCCTCAAGGGCGCGGGTTCCCCGGGCGCCCATCAGGGCATCGCCAACTCGGACGAGCTTGTCCTCTGGACGTTCGTCCACGCGGGCGTGCCCGAGACCGACCCCCGCTTCCAGCAGCTCTTCCGGAACATGATGCAGGCACCGCTCGAGAAAACCTACAAGGTCGCGCTGCAGGCGATGATCCTGGAGGAGATGCACCGCGTCCGCTACCAGGCGCGGATCCAGCAGTGCGCCCAGTTCCTCGTGGACAACCAGTGCCGGAACGGCCAGTGGAGCTACGGGGAACCCTCCATCTACGTGAACGACATCCCCGTTCCCACCGGCGGCGAAGGCGGCCGGGACGTGGCCACGGGCGGAAAGGGAGACGTCCGGATCCGCGAATACGACCCGGCCCTTCCGGTCACCCAGCGCCAGAAGCCCAAGGTCGTCAAGAAAGTCTCCGTCAGGAAGAAGAAGGACGGCCCCGCCTCCGGCGACAATTCCAATTCGCAATACGCGGCGCTGGGGCTTCGCGCCTGCCACGACGCCGGGGTCCTTCTGCCCAAGGAATCGATCGAGCTGGCCGCGCAGTGGTGGCGGGACGCGCTGCATCCCCCCGACGACCCCGCCGCGGCGCGGCGGAATCCTCTGGCCAGCGAAGGCTGGTGCTACGGCCCGCGCAGCCACGGCCACAAGGGATACGGATCGATGACGGCGGGCGCCGTCGGCAGCCTGGCCATCCTGAATTACATTCTCGAGAAGGATTGGAAGCGCGACCGGGAAATCCAGATCGGCCTGGACTGGCTGACGCGCTTCTTCGCCGTAAGCTTCAACCCCGGACCCTACGAGCACGGCGACGGAAAAGTGGACTCCCAGCACCAGTACTATTACTATATGTATGCGTTGGAGCGGGCGGGGGTCCTGTACGGGACGGAGACGTTCGGGGTCCACGAGTGGTACCCCGCGGGGGCGGAGCAGCTCCTGAAGGACCAGCGGCCCGACGGCTCCTGGGCCAACCAGGACGGGGCCAACCCGGTCTGGGATACCTGCTTCGCGATCCTGTTTTTGCGGCGGGCCACGCGTCCCCTCGAGGACGTAGCCACCCGTCCCGCGCGAAAGCCGTAA